Proteins encoded together in one Helicobacter pylori window:
- a CDS encoding carbon starvation protein A, producing the protein MQKSLVSLAWVFVAILGAICLGVLALHKGESINTLWLVVASACIYSIGYRFYSHFIAYRVLKLDDSRATPACVRNDGKDFVPTDKAITFGHHFAAIAGAGPLVGPILAAQMGYLPSILWILIGSVLGGCVHDFVVLFASIRRDGKSLGEMIKLEMGQFVGMIASLGILGIMLIIIAILAMVVVKALAHSPWGFFTIAMTIPIAILMGLYMRFFRPHKILEVSVIGFILLIIAIYAGKYVSLDPKLASIFTFEAGSLAWMIMGYGFVASILPVWFLLAPRDYLSTFLKIGVIGVLVVAIVFVAPPLQIPKITPFVDGSGPVFAGSVFPFLFITVACGTISGFHALISSGTTPKMLAKESDARLVGYGSMVMESVVALMALVCAGILHPGLYFAINSPEVSIGKNIADAASVISSWGFNISAEEISEMTKNIGESSILSRTGGAPTFAIGLAMIVYHILGDPSVMAFWYHFAILFEALFILTAVDAGTRTARFMIQDLLGNVYKPLGNLSSYKAGIFATLLCVAGWGYFLYQGTIDPKGGIYTLWPLFGVSNQMLAGMALLLVTVVLFKMGRFKGAMISALPAVLILFITFYSGILKVMPKSNDSVLNNVSHVAQMQIIKEKMATTTDEKALKTLQKSFFNHAIDAILCVFFMLVALLVLIVSVRICSNAYFKNKIYPPLAETPYIKAA; encoded by the coding sequence ATGCAAAAAAGTTTAGTTTCTTTGGCTTGGGTCTTTGTCGCTATTTTGGGGGCGATCTGTTTAGGGGTGTTAGCCTTACACAAGGGTGAGAGCATTAACACGCTATGGCTTGTAGTAGCGAGCGCTTGCATTTATAGCATAGGCTATCGTTTTTATAGCCATTTTATCGCTTATCGGGTGTTAAAGCTAGACGATAGCAGAGCCACGCCCGCATGCGTAAGGAATGACGGCAAGGATTTTGTGCCAACCGATAAAGCCATCACCTTTGGGCATCATTTCGCCGCTATTGCTGGGGCTGGCCCTTTAGTAGGCCCGATACTGGCCGCTCAAATGGGTTACTTGCCCTCTATCTTATGGATTTTGATAGGCTCGGTTTTAGGGGGTTGCGTGCATGATTTTGTGGTGCTTTTTGCTTCCATTAGGCGCGATGGCAAGTCTTTAGGCGAAATGATCAAACTTGAAATGGGTCAATTTGTAGGCATGATCGCAAGTCTTGGCATTTTAGGGATCATGCTCATTATCATTGCGATTTTAGCGATGGTGGTGGTGAAGGCTTTAGCGCATTCGCCTTGGGGCTTTTTTACGATCGCTATGACCATTCCCATTGCGATTCTTATGGGGCTTTACATGCGGTTTTTCAGGCCGCATAAGATTTTAGAAGTTTCTGTTATCGGCTTTATTTTGTTGATTATAGCGATTTATGCGGGTAAATACGTTTCTTTAGATCCTAAATTAGCGTCAATATTCACTTTTGAGGCCGGTTCTTTAGCGTGGATGATCATGGGCTATGGGTTTGTGGCTTCTATTTTACCGGTATGGTTTTTACTCGCTCCACGAGATTATTTAAGCACTTTTTTAAAAATTGGCGTTATAGGGGTGTTGGTTGTAGCTATTGTTTTTGTCGCTCCGCCTTTACAAATCCCTAAAATCACGCCCTTTGTAGATGGCAGTGGGCCTGTGTTTGCAGGAAGCGTGTTCCCTTTCTTGTTTATCACGGTGGCTTGCGGGACGATTAGTGGCTTTCATGCTTTAATTTCTTCAGGCACGACCCCTAAAATGCTCGCTAAAGAAAGCGACGCCAGGCTAGTGGGCTATGGCTCTATGGTGATGGAGAGCGTTGTGGCCCTTATGGCGTTGGTGTGCGCAGGGATCTTGCACCCAGGGCTTTATTTCGCTATCAATTCCCCAGAAGTGAGCATCGGTAAAAATATAGCTGATGCGGCTTCGGTGATTAGCTCATGGGGGTTTAATATCAGCGCTGAAGAAATCAGTGAGATGACTAAAAACATCGGCGAAAGCTCCATTTTGAGCCGCACCGGTGGGGCGCCCACTTTTGCGATCGGTTTAGCGATGATCGTGTATCACATTTTAGGGGATCCAAGCGTGATGGCGTTTTGGTATCATTTTGCGATTTTGTTTGAAGCTTTGTTCATTTTAACCGCTGTGGATGCTGGCACACGAACCGCTCGTTTCATGATCCAAGATCTGCTCGGTAATGTTTATAAGCCTTTGGGTAATCTTAGCTCTTATAAGGCTGGGATTTTTGCCACTCTTTTGTGCGTGGCAGGGTGGGGGTATTTCTTGTATCAAGGCACGATCGATCCTAAAGGAGGGATTTATACGCTATGGCCTTTATTTGGCGTGAGCAATCAGATGTTAGCGGGCATGGCGTTGTTGTTGGTTACGGTGGTGTTGTTTAAAATGGGGCGTTTTAAGGGGGCGATGATAAGCGCCTTACCGGCAGTTTTGATTTTATTTATCACTTTTTATAGCGGTATTTTAAAAGTAATGCCAAAGAGTAATGATAGCGTGCTTAATAATGTCTCGCATGTGGCGCAAATGCAAATCATCAAAGAAAAAATGGCTACCACTACCGATGAAAAAGCGCTCAAAACACTCCAAAAATCCTTTTTTAACCATGCGATTGATGCGATTTTGTGCGTGTTTTTCATGCTTGTAGCGCTTTTAGTGCTGATCGTGAGCGTTAGGATTTGCTCAAACGCTTATTTTAAAAATAAAATTTACCCGCCGCTAGCTGAAACGCCCTACATCAAAGCCGCTTGA
- a CDS encoding ABC transporter permease subunit produces MGVLLELDNLKRLLEGFETTLLIALSSAIVSIVVGMLLGSLMAFGSKMMVLACRVYLESIRIIPLLAWLFIVYFGLASWFDLHISTVLASVIVFSLWGGAEMMDLTRGVLTSVSKHQVESALALGLDSKKVIFNIIFPQSFLSLLPSSLNLFTRMIKTTALVSLIGAIDLLKVGQQIIELNLLRMPNASFVVYGVILMFYFSLCYSLSLYSSYLEKKFQYIRG; encoded by the coding sequence ATGGGAGTTTTATTAGAGTTAGACAATCTCAAGCGTTTGTTAGAAGGGTTTGAAACCACTCTTTTAATCGCTCTTAGCTCTGCGATTGTTTCAATCGTTGTTGGAATGCTTTTGGGGAGTTTGATGGCGTTTGGCTCTAAAATGATGGTTTTGGCGTGTCGTGTGTATTTAGAAAGCATTCGCATTATCCCGCTTTTAGCATGGCTGTTTATCGTGTATTTTGGGTTAGCGAGCTGGTTTGATTTGCATATCAGCACTGTTTTAGCGAGCGTTATTGTTTTTAGCTTGTGGGGGGGCGCTGAAATGATGGATTTGACTAGAGGGGTTTTAACTTCCGTGAGCAAACACCAAGTAGAAAGCGCTCTAGCCTTAGGCTTAGATTCAAAAAAGGTGATTTTTAATATTATTTTCCCTCAAAGCTTTTTGTCTTTATTGCCCTCAAGCCTTAATTTATTCACGCGCATGATTAAAACCACGGCCTTAGTCTCTCTCATTGGAGCGATTGATTTGCTAAAAGTGGGCCAGCAAATCATAGAGCTTAACCTCTTACGCATGCCTAATGCGAGCTTTGTGGTTTATGGCGTTATCTTAATGTTTTATTTTAGTTTATGCTATAGTTTGAGCCTGTATAGTTCCTATTTAGAAAAAAAATTCCAATACATTAGAGGGTAA